In the genome of Campylobacter avium LMG 24591, the window TCTCAAGTATTATTAAATCAGCACTTTGTAAATGTTTTACCTCTTCTTCATGAAAAATTGCTCTCATCTTGCTTAATGATCCAGTGGCTCCCATAGATAAATTAACAAGTTCAACACCTTCTACACTAGAGAGCCCAGAATTTAGTCTAAAGGGCATACAAGAATTCGAAGCACCAAGCAGGACAATTTTTTTCATTTTCTTACCTTTTTAAATCTAGAGCTTATCTTAAGCTCATCTACAAAATCAATCTTAGCAGGTATTTTAAAAGCAGCTATTTTTTTAGCTTTTAAAAAGCTTTTTATCTCTTTTTTAAGCTCAAACATATCTCTTTTTTCCTCATCTTTTAAGACTATCTTAGCACAGACCATTTGTCCTGTTAGGGCATTAGTTTTGCCATAAACTAGGCAGTCTTTTACAAAATCAAGCTCCAAAAGCACAGCTTCAAGCTCCTGCGGCAAAACTTTTTCTCCTCCTACATTGATAAGCTCTTTGCTTCGCCCGATTATCTTTAGATACTGCTCGCCGTTAATTTCCTTAAGCTCCACCAAATCACCCGTAGCAAAATACCCATCCTTATCAAAAACCGAATTATCGGCGTTTATATAGCCAAGACTTTGGGTTTTGCTCTTTAAAAAAAGCTCATTATCTATTATTTTATACTCCACATTTTCAAGCTTTATGTAGTTTTCATAGCTTTTTGTTTGATTTATGCCTACCTCGCTTGTGCCAAAGGTTTGATGAAAACGAACCTTTGGAAATTCCTTTTTTAGTCTTTCTAGTAAGGATTCTGGCATTTTTTCCGTGCCATAAGTTATTAGCTTTAGTGAGCTTAAATCATATCTTTGTTTTAAATTTGAGAGTAAAAATAAATTCAAAAGCGAGGGCGAGGCCGGAAGTAGGGCGATTTTATATTTTTGTATGCAAGATGCTATTAGCTCTACATTTTTTCTATCCTTTATAGCAACGCCACAAGCTCCAAGACTTAAGCAGTTAAAAAGGGTGTTAAGCCCGCCTATATGATCAAACATCAAAAAAAGCAAGATATTCATCTTTTTTGCTTTTTTATCTAAAAAGGGCGAAAGTAACTTATCTAAGCTATGAACTATAGCCTTTGGTTTACCTGTGCTACCGCTTGAAAAAAGTATAAGTCCTGCCTCATCTTTTTTGATGAGTTCATTTATAAAATCGTGCTTAAAATTTGCATTTTCCTCATAAAATTTCAACTCTTTATCCTCATAAAGTGCGTAAATTCCAGCTTCTTTTATCTTATCTTTTATCTCATCATCTTTTATAAATGGAACTATTATCCTTTTTAGCTCAACACAGGCTAAGAAAAAACTCACACTATCAAGGTCAAAATCCCCGCGAAGTGCTAGAATTTTATCCTTGCTTATGTCTTTTATAAGGGCTAGTTTTTCTTTTACATTTTCTAGTAAATCCTTATAAGTAAAGCTTTCATCATCATAAATCAAGGCTATTTGCTTTTCATAGCCACAAAGTTTTTGTAAAAATTTAGAGCTAAACTCACTCATAAACCCCTCCTAAAAACACGGTTTGAGCTGTTATAAATTCACTTTTTTCATCTAAGAAAAAATTTATGACATTTAGCACATCCTCAAATTTCCCTAGTCTTTTTATGGCTTGTTTTTCTAATAACTCATCTATCTTTTGCTGCGGGATATTTTTTATAAGGTCAGTTTGTATGGGCGTTGGAGCTACGACATTTACCGTTATACCAAAAGGAGCTAACTCCTTAGCACAGGTTTGACTTAAATTTATGATAGCAGCCTTTGAAGCAGCGTAAACAGCCTCGCCCTCTAGCCTTAAAGCACTAGCAACCGTGCTAAAATTTACTATCCTATAAGGATATGCCTTTTCTTGCTTTTTATAATTTATGGACATTAGCTTAGCAACCTCTCTTAAAAGCAAAAAAGAGCCAAAAACATTTGTTTTAAAAACAGATTCAAGACTTTTAAAAGGAGTTGTTAAGCAGTGGTTCATCGCTGCAATACCCGCATTATTTAAAAGCACATCTATGCCTTGAAATTCAAGCTTAATCTGCCTTATCATAGAAGCAACAGCCTTTTCATCGCTTATATCAAGACTAAAATGCCTGTAGTTTTGATGAGATATAGAGCCCTCTTTTCTAGAACAGCCACAAACTATGTGTCCCTTGTCTAAAAAATGCTGGGCTAAAAACTTGCCTATGCCTTTTCTAGTGCCTGTTATGAGTATGATTTTTGACATTAAAGTTCTTTTATCTTGCTATCAACATAGGCTATTAGTGAGCCTACATCTTTGAGCGGCGAATTTTTCGCACTCATCATCTTATCATCAGCTAGCACAACTTCCTTATCTAGTTTTTGAGAAAAAAAGTCCTCAAGCTCAGCTACAAGCCTTACCATGCCAAGAGAATCAAGCTTCCCGCCAAAGCCGGTGTAAATTTTTGTCTGCTCGTTAGCATTTTTAAAGTCCTCTATCTCGTAATCATCTGCAAGTGAGGCTAAAAGCTCTAAAACAAGACTTTTTGTATCCATTTTAATCCTTTCTTAAAAAAATATTTTATTTGTACAAAAAAAAAAAAAACGATTTGCAAACAAAGTTAAATTTCACACTGTATAATTTGCCTCATAAATGACGGGAGCTTGTGATACAGGCTGAGAGTAAGCTAAAAGCTTAGACCGAACCGGACCTAGATAATGCTAGCGGCGGGAGAATTTATCTACTTTTACATACTTTTATACCCTTCATTTATCCAAATTTTTCTCAAAGGATAAAGATGAAAACTCAAATGCTATACGCAAGAGAAGGTATTTTCACTAAAGAAATGCAAATAGTTGCCAAAAAAGAGGGCCTAAGTGAGGATTTTTTGCTTGAGAATTTAGCAAGTGGCAAGATAATAATCCCTGCAAACATAAATCACACAAGTTTAGACCCAAATGGCATAGGCTTTGGTTTAAGGACTAAGGTAAATGTAAATTTAGGCGTTTCAAATGACTGCGTGGATTACAGCGAGGAAATGCAAAAGGTTGATTTAGCACATAAATTTAAGATAGAAGCCATAATGGATTTAAGTAATTACGGCAAAACTTCAGCCTTTAGAGATGAGCTTATAAAAAGATCTAAAGCCATGATAGGCACTGTGCCTGTGTATGATGCGGTGGGCTTTTTGGAAAAAGATTTAAAGCAAATTTGTGCTAAGGATTTTTTAGATGTGGTTTATCATCACGCAAAGAGTGGGGTTGATTTTATGACTATACACGCTGGTATAAATTCTCGTGCGGCTAGGGTGTTTAAAGAGGGCACAAAAAGGATTACAAATATAGTTTCAAGGG includes:
- a CDS encoding ANL family adenylate-forming protein — its product is MSEFSSKFLQKLCGYEKQIALIYDDESFTYKDLLENVKEKLALIKDISKDKILALRGDFDLDSVSFFLACVELKRIIVPFIKDDEIKDKIKEAGIYALYEDKELKFYEENANFKHDFINELIKKDEAGLILFSSGSTGKPKAIVHSLDKLLSPFLDKKAKKMNILLFLMFDHIGGLNTLFNCLSLGACGVAIKDRKNVELIASCIQKYKIALLPASPSLLNLFLLSNLKQRYDLSSLKLITYGTEKMPESLLERLKKEFPKVRFHQTFGTSEVGINQTKSYENYIKLENVEYKIIDNELFLKSKTQSLGYINADNSVFDKDGYFATGDLVELKEINGEQYLKIIGRSKELINVGGEKVLPQELEAVLLELDFVKDCLVYGKTNALTGQMVCAKIVLKDEEKRDMFELKKEIKSFLKAKKIAAFKIPAKIDFVDELKISSRFKKVRK
- a CDS encoding SDR family NAD(P)-dependent oxidoreductase — its product is MSKIILITGTRKGIGKFLAQHFLDKGHIVCGCSRKEGSISHQNYRHFSLDISDEKAVASMIRQIKLEFQGIDVLLNNAGIAAMNHCLTTPFKSLESVFKTNVFGSFLLLREVAKLMSINYKKQEKAYPYRIVNFSTVASALRLEGEAVYAASKAAIINLSQTCAKELAPFGITVNVVAPTPIQTDLIKNIPQQKIDELLEKQAIKRLGKFEDVLNVINFFLDEKSEFITAQTVFLGGVYE